The following DNA comes from Sphingopyxis sp. BSN-002.
GGAGCACGCTGTTCCGATGATTTGCCGGCTGCAGGACACAGAAAGGTTGAGCGAGTGGATTTTGCCCTGAGTCCGGAACAGGACATGCTGCGCGACGGTGCGCGGCGCTATCTCGCGGATGATTTCGCGGCGCGGCGGCGCGGCGACGGTGCCGCTGGTGGTACGGGTTGGCGAGGCTATGCCGATCTCGGCTGGCTCGCGTTGCTCGCGCCCGAAGATGCCGGGGGACTGGGCGGCGATATCGAGGATGTGCTGATCCTCGCCGAGGAAATGGGCCGGGCCCTGTCACTCCAACCCTATATCGCCTCGGCCGTCCTTGCGACCGGGCTGGTCGATCTGGTCGCCGCGGGGCAGCAGCGCCTCGATCTTCTGGGTGCGATGGCAAGCGGCGAACGACGCTTTGCACCGGCGCTGTACGAACCCGGCCGTCGCTACAGGCTGGAGCCCGAAGTCCGCGCTGTAACGTCAGGCGCCGGGTACCGGTTGTCCGGCGCCAAAAGCTTGGTCGCGGGCGCAGCGGGTGCGGACGGCCTGCTCGTGACGGCGTTGCTGGGCGACGGTGCTGTGGGCCTGTTTTTGGCGACGATGGAGAATGCCGCTATCTTCCCGACACGCTATGCGACGATCGACGACGGCAATGCCGCCGACGTCCGTTTCGAGCAGGTCGAGCTTGGTCCCGATGCCTTGCTGGGCATCACGACCGTCGATGCGGTCGAAGACGTGCTCGACGAAGCGCGGCTCGCGCTTTGCGCCGATACGCTGGGAGCGCTCGAGCGGGCGGTCGAGATCACCGCCGACTATCTGAAGACGCGCACCCAGTTCGGCCAGCCGCTCGCGAACTTCCAGGCGCTGCAGCACGGCGTCGTCGAAATGTATATCGACGCCGATTCGATCCGTTCCAGCCTGTATAACGCCATCGCCGTCTTCGATCGTGGCGGAC
Coding sequences within:
- a CDS encoding acyl-CoA dehydrogenase family protein: MDFALSPEQDMLRDGARRYLADDFAARRRGDGAAGGTGWRGYADLGWLALLAPEDAGGLGGDIEDVLILAEEMGRALSLQPYIASAVLATGLVDLVAAGQQRLDLLGAMASGERRFAPALYEPGRRYRLEPEVRAVTSGAGYRLSGAKSLVAGAAGADGLLVTALLGDGAVGLFLATMENAAIFPTRYATIDDGNAADVRFEQVELGPDALLGITTVDAVEDVLDEARLALCADTLGALERAVEITADYLKTRTQFGQPLANFQALQHGVVEMYIDADSIRSSLYNAIAVFDRGGREDRRRAVSSCWVKTFDAAKGIAGMAVHLHGGIGMTTEYPVGHYLRRVMVSERSFGDVEHHLARYMELAG